The Bdellovibrionales bacterium genome segment TATAGCGTTTCATCGTCTTTCCTCCCACTGATGGGTCCAAGGGCTGATTGGCTTTGCTTCATTCCCATTATCCGAGCTTGCTGCAATCGAGCAACCCGAGGAGCTCACGCCAACCGGAATCCGCCGATATAACTCTGCTTCCATATTCTGCAAGAAGGATGATTTTTCCTTTTGCTTGATTCCATGAGGGAAATAACAATCGATAAAATCAGTTTTCATCGTCCCATCAATGAATTGGGGATGGGATAAAATTTGAATAAGATAGGGTATGTTCGTCTTCACTCCGAAAATAATTGTGTCTTTCAAAGTGCGAATCATTTTTTGAATGGCCCGCCCACGCGTTTCATCCCAGACAATTACTTTTGCAATCATTGGATCGTAAAAGCTCGTTATCTCATCCCCAGAATCAAACCCGATTTCTAATCTACGCCCTGGACCAAACGGAAAATAATACGAACCCAAGCGACCCGTACTTGGGATTCCAGCTTGATAAGGATCCTCGGCATAAATTCGACATTCAATGGCGTGACCGTGTGGAATCGGCAATTTTGGCCACACCAGACTTTGTCCCATCGCCGCAAATATTTGAGCCTTTACCAAATCGACGCCCATCACTAGTTCAGTGACAGGATGCTCCACCTGCAAGCGGGTGTTCATTTCCATGAAATAGATTTCTCCATCCTGTAGAAGAAATTCGATGGTTCCGGCACCGATATATTTGGCCTCCTTCGCAATTTGAATTGACGTTAGAGCTATTTTTTCGCGAAGTTCTTCTGACAAAGAAGGCGACATTGCCTCTTCAATGATTTTTTGATGCCGTCTTTGAACCGAACACTCTCGATCAAACAGGTGATACACTTTTCCACTGCAATCTCCAAAAATCTGAACCTCTATATGTTTGGCCTTGTCGAGATATTTTTCGAGAAAAATCCGATCTGAACCAAAAGAACTGAGACCCTCACGTTGTGAAGATGCAATGGCATCCTTAGCCTCTCTGAGGTGCCGGACGACTTTCAGACCGCGACCTCCCCCGCCCCCTGCTACTTTAACAATAACCGGAAATCCAATTTTCTCCATTTCCGATAGCAAGCGAGATTCAGATTGATCATTGCCTTGGTACCCGGGGATGACGGGGCCACCTGCTCTTTCGACCATTTTTTTTGCCGATATTTTATCCCCAAATAATCGAATCACTTCTGGAGAAGGACCGATAAAACCAATTCTTGCCTTCGAACAAGCATCGGCAAAATCCGCATTCTCAGAAAGAAAACCAAATCCTGGATGTATAGCATCGACTCCTGCACTCAAAGCCCCTTGGATATTTGTCTCGATATTTAAATAGCTTTGATTTGTTGGTGCAGGGCCGATACAAACTCTCTCATCTGCCAAACGAAAAGCTGTCGTTTCTCTGTCCACATCCGAATGAAGTAAAACTGTCCGCATCCCCAATTCCTGACAAGCACGTATGATGCGAACAGCAACTTCTCCTCTATTAGCAATCCCAATTTTTTCAATTTTTAAGCTCATGTTTTTTTCGATTGCCATTTTGGCGATCGCCTCTCAAAAAAAGAACGAATTCCCTCCTGCCCTTCAAGACCAACTCTTTTCTGAGCAATTGCCTGGGTCGTCATTTTTTTTATTTCTGACCAGTCCTGGCAATCTCTTACTCTGGCAATGAGCGACTTCGTCTCCCGTACAGCCTCCGGACCCGCTTGTTTTACAAGGTTCAGATTCTCCAAAATCTTGCCATTGCACTCAGCTTCAGACCCTACAAACTGAATAAGTTCAGCATTCAAAGCCTCCAATGCTGAAAAATTCCGTCCCGTTAGCATGAGTTCCCGACCTGCCGCGATTTTTATTTTCTTAAATACAAATGGACAAATCACGGCTGGAATCAAACCAATCTTCACTTCGCTAAAACATAATTTTGTCGACGAATCGGCAGTTGCAAAATCAGAAATTGCCACTAAACCAATTGCCCCACCCATCACGCTGCCATGAACATGAGTGAAGACCGGAACCGGACACTTTAAGCCCGCATCAAACATCAAAAAGAGAGACTCTGCGTCACGCTGATTTTCCTCAAAAGAAAATTTAGCCATGGAGCGCATATATTCGAGATCTGCTCCCGCGCAAAAACTTCTTCCCTCTCCCCTCAGGACCACAGCTCGAATGGACCTATTCGATGAAGGCAAAGCAAAGGCCTCTGTTAGTTTTTCAATCATCTCAGTGTCCATGGCATTATGCACATTTGGACGCGTGAGAGTTATGTTTAGTATCTCATCCTGAATATTGATCTCAATTTTTGCCATGACTCCACCCTGCGTTTCTTGCTTTGCATTTCCAGCTTTGGGTCTTTAGCTCTCAACTTACATTCTAAAAACGCCTTGAGACTTTTCTGGCCAGGGCCGATGAAGGCTAGCGCTCAAGCCTAAGGCCAGCACTCGACGAGTGTCCGCCGGATCGATAATGCCATCATCCCAAATGCGAGCACTGGCATAGTAGGCTGAACTCTCTGCAGCATATTTTTCCAGAATAGGACGTTTGAATTGCTCCTGTTCAGCTTCGCTGAGCTCCCGTCCCTCTAGGGCCATCTGGTCTAATTTTACTCGCAATAAGACATTGGCCGCTTGTTCTCCACCCATCACCGAGATTCGAGAGTTTGGCCACATCCACATCTGCCGAGGTTGATAGGCGCGCCCGCACATCCCATAGTTTCCGGCACCATGAGACCCACCAATGACAACTGTGTATTTGGGCACACGAGCTGTACTGACAGCCATCACCATCTTCGCCCCATGCTTTGCGATCCCTTCATTTTCATATTTCTGCCCCACCATAAATCCCGTAATATTCTGAATAAATACCAATGGGATGCTCCTCTGGTCGCAAAGTTCAATAAAATGCGTGGCCTTCAAGGCACTCTCACTAAACAAAACTCCATTATTGGCAATGACACCAATAGGATACCCCCAAATATGAGCAAACCCAGTAACGAGTGTTGTTCCGTAATTTTCCTTAAATTCATGGAAGCGACTTCCGTCAACAAGGCGGGCTAGTATTTCACGTACGTCGTACGGCACGCGATGATCACGTGGAATAATTCCATAAATCTCTTCGGCACCAAAAAGCGGTTCCTCCACAGCTTGAGTTTGAATGGAAACCATTTTTCGTCGATTCAAATAAGAAACTATGTCCCGCGTAATTTCGAGGGCATGCTCGTCGTCCTCTGCAAAATGATCTGTAACCCCACTCACTTCGCAATGTACCTTTGCTCCACCCAAGTCTTCAGCAGAGACGACTTCGCCCGTTGCTGCCTTGACGAGAGGAGGCCCTCCCAAAAAAATTGTACCGCGATCTTTTACAATCACATTCTCATC includes the following:
- a CDS encoding ATP-grasp domain-containing protein — encoded protein: MSLKIEKIGIANRGEVAVRIIRACQELGMRTVLLHSDVDRETTAFRLADERVCIGPAPTNQSYLNIETNIQGALSAGVDAIHPGFGFLSENADFADACSKARIGFIGPSPEVIRLFGDKISAKKMVERAGGPVIPGYQGNDQSESRLLSEMEKIGFPVIVKVAGGGGGRGLKVVRHLREAKDAIASSQREGLSSFGSDRIFLEKYLDKAKHIEVQIFGDCSGKVYHLFDRECSVQRRHQKIIEEAMSPSLSEELREKIALTSIQIAKEAKYIGAGTIEFLLQDGEIYFMEMNTRLQVEHPVTELVMGVDLVKAQIFAAMGQSLVWPKLPIPHGHAIECRIYAEDPYQAGIPSTGRLGSYYFPFGPGRRLEIGFDSGDEITSFYDPMIAKVIVWDETRGRAIQKMIRTLKDTIIFGVKTNIPYLIQILSHPQFIDGTMKTDFIDCYFPHGIKQKEKSSFLQNMEAELYRRIPVGVSSSGCSIAASSDNGNEAKPISPWTHQWEERR
- a CDS encoding enoyl-CoA hydratase/isomerase family protein; amino-acid sequence: MAKIEINIQDEILNITLTRPNVHNAMDTEMIEKLTEAFALPSSNRSIRAVVLRGEGRSFCAGADLEYMRSMAKFSFEENQRDAESLFLMFDAGLKCPVPVFTHVHGSVMGGAIGLVAISDFATADSSTKLCFSEVKIGLIPAVICPFVFKKIKIAAGRELMLTGRNFSALEALNAELIQFVGSEAECNGKILENLNLVKQAGPEAVRETKSLIARVRDCQDWSEIKKMTTQAIAQKRVGLEGQEGIRSFFERRSPKWQSKKT
- a CDS encoding methylcrotonoyl-CoA carboxylase, coding for MTILKSRINRSSAEFRSNSEHMARIIASHRSRLSVIEQGGGKEAREKHESRGKLFVRERIRRLLDPGSQFLEFSSFAAFEMYSSSAPCAGIVTGVGSINGQECMIVANDATVKGGTYFPITVKKHLRAQEIALENGLPCIYLVDSGGAFLPLQAEVFPDRDHFGRIFYNQARLSAEGIPQISVVMGSCTAGGAYVPAMSDENVIVKDRGTIFLGGPPLVKAATGEVVSAEDLGGAKVHCEVSGVTDHFAEDDEHALEITRDIVSYLNRRKMVSIQTQAVEEPLFGAEEIYGIIPRDHRVPYDVREILARLVDGSRFHEFKENYGTTLVTGFAHIWGYPIGVIANNGVLFSESALKATHFIELCDQRSIPLVFIQNITGFMVGQKYENEGIAKHGAKMVMAVSTARVPKYTVVIGGSHGAGNYGMCGRAYQPRQMWMWPNSRISVMGGEQAANVLLRVKLDQMALEGRELSEAEQEQFKRPILEKYAAESSAYYASARIWDDGIIDPADTRRVLALGLSASLHRPWPEKSQGVFRM